The following proteins are co-located in the Candidatus Poribacteria bacterium genome:
- a CDS encoding DUF481 domain-containing protein translates to MAKNSSSPSKNNRRVGICLILFLVCCPPLIAQVNIFTGETMKQMRLKSGLYNSIALDLTYRSGNTNFLTTRTRFRSDYLTEVYHAFIFGSLQQGRKDDVFFINKGMAHARIIRSVTQHVLFESFVQKQFNESILLSDRNLVGGGVRFASHPRKSKFNLYLGIGAMWEHERINDKKSGAMTTRVVRSTNYINWTGQLDERVTTSATGYYQVYVRRFQDYRILFEGSITFQLTTKLSFPLRVNFRYDSEPPTGIRKHDVEIFNGLRYTF, encoded by the coding sequence ATGGCTAAAAATAGTTCCAGTCCGAGTAAGAACAACCGACGTGTCGGTATTTGCCTAATACTTTTCCTTGTGTGCTGCCCCCCACTGATAGCACAGGTGAATATTTTTACGGGTGAAACGATGAAACAGATGCGGTTAAAATCCGGTTTGTATAACAGTATCGCACTGGATTTAACCTATCGTTCCGGCAACACAAATTTCCTTACAACTCGGACTCGATTTCGCTCAGATTATCTTACAGAAGTGTATCACGCCTTCATTTTCGGAAGTCTTCAACAGGGCAGAAAGGATGATGTGTTTTTTATTAATAAGGGTATGGCACACGCTCGAATTATCCGAAGTGTGACGCAGCACGTCCTTTTTGAATCCTTTGTTCAGAAGCAATTCAACGAATCTATTCTATTGAGCGACCGGAATTTGGTAGGCGGTGGTGTTCGGTTTGCCTCGCATCCTCGTAAGTCCAAATTTAACCTCTATCTCGGCATCGGTGCGATGTGGGAACACGAACGGATTAATGACAAAAAGAGTGGCGCGATGACAACCCGTGTCGTTCGATCAACGAATTATATCAATTGGACTGGGCAACTCGATGAACGCGTCACGACGAGTGCGACTGGATACTATCAGGTGTATGTCCGACGTTTTCAGGATTATCGCATCCTGTTTGAAGGTAGCATTACGTTCCAATTGACGACCAAATTATCCTTTCCGCTCCGAGTGAATTTCCGATATGATAGTGAACCCCCTACCGGTATCCGAAAACATGATGTGGAAATATTTAACGGATTGCGGTATACTTTTTAA
- a CDS encoding acylphosphatase codes for MLTIAVNRKVQLYVIITGKVQGVGFRNFTQLNATPLGINGYAKNLPNGTVEVVAEGDKSQLDALVALLKKGPRYARVDSLEIDERPFTGEYKTFGIRY; via the coding sequence ATGCTCACGATTGCGGTCAACCGGAAAGTGCAACTGTATGTGATAATTACTGGAAAAGTGCAAGGCGTGGGATTCCGCAATTTCACACAACTTAACGCTACGCCGCTTGGTATCAATGGCTATGCCAAGAATCTACCGAACGGCACTGTCGAAGTCGTCGCCGAGGGCGATAAGTCGCAGTTAGATGCGTTAGTCGCTTTGTTAAAGAAGGGACCGCGCTATGCGAGAGTGGATTCGCTTGAAATTGATGAACGCCCGTTCACTGGGGAATATAAGACTTTCGGCATTCGGTATTAA
- a CDS encoding nucleotidyltransferase family protein, with amino-acid sequence MTHTSSTLISGILLAAGLSTRMGEPKQLLPFGESTIVETVVDSMLGAKFDEVIVVVGHYAAQIQEQLSGRPVKIVFNPDYHEGMLTSAQAGIRALKEDDAFALMLVDQPFITSALIDGVIDAYVQTNKGIALPSYNYKRGHPVIFHRRYADDILDLRAEGGGVRTLFKTHGDDIHYLTVDTDRVLRDIDYREDYERALKEN; translated from the coding sequence ATGACGCATACGTCCTCCACTCTCATTTCGGGAATTCTCCTCGCCGCAGGGCTTTCTACCCGGATGGGGGAGCCGAAGCAGCTGCTCCCTTTTGGCGAAAGCACTATTGTTGAAACTGTGGTGGACAGTATGCTTGGTGCCAAGTTTGATGAGGTTATCGTTGTTGTCGGACATTACGCGGCGCAGATTCAAGAACAACTATCGGGGCGTCCTGTTAAAATCGTTTTTAATCCTGACTATCACGAGGGGATGCTGACCTCCGCACAGGCGGGTATACGTGCCTTGAAAGAAGATGATGCGTTTGCGCTTATGCTGGTCGATCAACCGTTTATCACCTCTGCGTTAATCGATGGGGTTATTGATGCCTACGTTCAAACAAACAAAGGGATTGCCTTACCGAGTTATAATTATAAACGGGGGCATCCAGTGATCTTCCATCGGCGGTATGCCGACGATATTCTTGACTTGAGGGCGGAGGGTGGCGGTGTGCGGACGCTCTTCAAGACGCATGGCGACGATATTCATTACCTTACAGTCGATACGGACCGGGTGCTTCGGGATATAGACTATCGCGAAGACTATGAACGCGCCCTGAAGGAAAATTGA
- a CDS encoding MoxR family ATPase gives MFTSIENVQAACEKHAYIADTGLATTLYLAHHLKKPIFLEGEPGVGKTEVAKVLADSTSAKLIRLQCYEGLDANSALYEWNYTRQILQLRIDEARGREKENIGTDLFSEAFLLKRPLLEAIQSDGEVPPVLLIDEVDRSDSEFEAFLLEILSDFQITIPEIGTIQAKHIPYVVLTSNRTREVHEALKRRCLYQWIDYPTVEKELAIIQTKLPQIDEHLAQQLCGMMQLWRQGDYYKKPGVAETLDWALALVALGKAQLDADVVAETLGCVFKYQDDIQRARTMELSELGF, from the coding sequence GTGTTCACATCCATCGAAAACGTTCAAGCCGCATGTGAAAAACATGCGTATATCGCAGATACGGGGTTGGCGACAACCCTCTATCTCGCCCATCATCTCAAAAAACCCATCTTTCTCGAAGGCGAACCCGGTGTCGGCAAGACGGAAGTCGCTAAGGTCCTCGCTGATTCAACGAGCGCGAAACTCATCCGATTGCAGTGTTATGAAGGTTTGGATGCAAACAGCGCGTTGTATGAATGGAACTACACGCGGCAAATTTTGCAACTGCGCATTGATGAGGCACGCGGACGAGAGAAAGAAAACATCGGGACGGATCTGTTTAGCGAAGCGTTTCTGCTGAAACGTCCGTTGCTCGAGGCTATCCAGAGCGATGGTGAGGTGCCGCCTGTCTTACTCATCGACGAGGTAGATCGGAGCGACAGCGAATTTGAGGCGTTTCTACTCGAGATCTTGTCCGATTTCCAGATTACTATCCCCGAAATCGGGACAATTCAGGCGAAGCATATCCCTTACGTTGTGCTGACTTCAAACCGGACGCGGGAGGTTCATGAAGCCCTCAAACGCCGGTGTCTCTATCAGTGGATCGATTATCCGACTGTGGAGAAGGAGTTAGCGATTATACAGACGAAGTTACCACAGATTGATGAACACCTTGCGCAGCAATTGTGTGGGATGATGCAGCTTTGGCGACAAGGGGATTACTATAAGAAACCGGGTGTTGCGGAAACTTTAGATTGGGCATTGGCACTCGTGGCACTGGGTAAAGCGCAACTGGATGCGGATGTCGTTGCGGAGACGCTTGGCTGTGTTTTCAAATATCAGGACGATATCCAGCGCGCACGCACGATGGAATTATCCGAATTGGGATTTTAG
- a CDS encoding ABC transporter permease subunit — MRMSLRRRLAVFSNIRTISSAHARWNYPNWDFRMNFKKKTQQVEIKIFRGVGYLLLVAAAFCTMIPMLWLLTSSFKTANEIFAVPIQWFPHLPPRVAASPYIVEDAYPEIEKPMAVDEAAWKTLQPQLTQVIWAEAQTHIAANAKLANYVPSEELQIEIVEGLWEQLIAGLPDEVWNGTTESVTTTVRDAIIPETVGTIWGSVYREVAVGTLQIEDLDFNRTPVKVVNWKAETGTRIRTSDDTQTAASLSYNFQNSNTVRMTATVSSAIPIERIRRITLPVRGDASYHRLSLTVSVPEPGNASDTYNGVTYQPTRSFVLGSALWTDSVWRLHGIPGELESSHITMEKVEANLASQPTVETGNGSQLFLHLTIHQPAYLSIVWDKFTSNYRNLWKTVPYNRYFVNSVFIATASTLLTLFFCSLGGYAFAKYQFRGQKILFGILLASMMVPFQVLLVPLFGLMYDIGWLNSYKAIIIPFSVGAFGVFLMRQFIVTIPSELLDAARIDGCSEFGIYYRIVLPIIKPALGALTIYSFLGSWNGYLWPLIILRDEVKYTLPIGLANLVGIYRQDYGMLMAGTLLSLMPIVILFLAMQREFVQGITLGSVKE; from the coding sequence ATGCGGATGTCGTTGCGGAGACGCTTGGCTGTGTTTTCAAATATCAGGACGATATCCAGCGCGCACGCACGATGGAATTATCCGAATTGGGATTTTAGGATGAACTTTAAGAAAAAAACGCAACAGGTTGAAATAAAAATTTTCAGAGGAGTCGGTTATCTCCTGTTAGTAGCAGCCGCGTTTTGTACGATGATACCGATGTTGTGGCTATTGACCTCCTCTTTTAAAACCGCCAACGAAATTTTCGCTGTCCCTATTCAGTGGTTCCCGCATCTACCCCCGCGCGTCGCAGCATCGCCATATATTGTCGAAGATGCCTATCCTGAAATTGAAAAACCGATGGCTGTGGATGAAGCGGCGTGGAAGACCCTGCAGCCCCAACTCACACAAGTAATTTGGGCTGAGGCACAGACGCACATCGCGGCAAATGCGAAGCTTGCCAACTATGTCCCGTCCGAAGAATTGCAAATCGAAATCGTAGAGGGGTTATGGGAACAACTGATCGCAGGGTTACCGGACGAGGTCTGGAACGGCACAACGGAGTCGGTCACCACAACTGTGAGAGACGCTATTATTCCTGAGACGGTTGGTACGATCTGGGGATCGGTGTATCGCGAAGTTGCGGTTGGGACCCTCCAAATAGAAGACCTTGACTTCAATCGCACACCAGTTAAAGTTGTGAACTGGAAGGCGGAGACAGGCACGCGCATACGCACGTCAGACGATACCCAGACGGCGGCAAGTCTATCCTACAATTTCCAAAACAGTAACACTGTGCGTATGACAGCGACGGTTTCCTCCGCTATTCCGATTGAGCGGATTCGGCGTATTACGCTTCCCGTGCGTGGAGACGCCTCGTATCACCGTCTCTCTTTAACCGTGTCTGTCCCGGAGCCTGGAAATGCCAGCGACACTTACAATGGCGTTACATATCAACCGACGCGTTCTTTCGTTTTAGGGAGTGCCTTGTGGACAGATTCCGTCTGGCGACTGCACGGCATTCCTGGTGAGTTAGAGTCGTCGCACATCACGATGGAGAAAGTCGAAGCCAACCTTGCATCTCAACCCACAGTGGAAACAGGAAATGGGAGTCAATTGTTCCTGCACTTAACGATTCATCAACCGGCTTACCTCTCAATTGTATGGGATAAATTCACGTCAAACTATCGGAATTTATGGAAGACGGTGCCGTATAATCGGTATTTTGTCAATAGTGTTTTCATTGCGACCGCGTCAACACTGCTCACGCTGTTTTTCTGCTCGCTCGGTGGATATGCGTTTGCCAAGTATCAATTCCGCGGTCAAAAGATTCTGTTCGGTATTCTCCTCGCTTCTATGATGGTACCTTTTCAAGTCCTGCTCGTTCCGTTGTTTGGATTGATGTATGATATCGGCTGGCTCAATAGTTACAAAGCGATTATCATCCCGTTTTCGGTCGGCGCGTTCGGCGTATTTCTGATGCGTCAATTCATTGTCACGATTCCGTCTGAACTCCTGGATGCGGCACGGATTGATGGCTGTTCCGAGTTCGGTATCTATTACCGGATTGTGCTACCCATTATCAAGCCTGCGCTCGGGGCGTTGACGATCTATTCGTTTTTGGGTTCATGGAACGGTTATCTCTGGCCCCTCATCATTTTACGGGATGAGGTGAAGTATACGCTACCGATCGGTTTAGCAAATCTCGTGGGTATCTATCGTCAAGATTACGGCATGTTGATGGCGGGAACGTTGCTGTCGCTCATGCCGATTGTTATTCTGTTTTTAGCGATGCAACGTGAATTTGTACAGGGTATTACTTTAGGAAGTGTGAAGGAATAA
- a CDS encoding Rieske (2Fe-2S) protein produces MSDYTTVTKTSAIREGRGKAFTVNGKRVAIFNEGGEFCAVDNTCPHAMGSLGRGRIRNGIAVCPVHGYAYDTKTGECQTDPRLRIRTYPVVVEDEEIKIEVE; encoded by the coding sequence ATGTCAGATTATACAACGGTCACGAAAACGTCAGCCATCCGAGAAGGACGCGGTAAAGCATTCACTGTCAACGGGAAGCGGGTCGCTATTTTCAATGAAGGTGGCGAGTTCTGTGCTGTGGACAATACCTGCCCGCATGCGATGGGATCCCTCGGTAGGGGTAGAATCCGAAACGGTATCGCTGTGTGTCCTGTTCACGGCTACGCTTACGATACAAAAACCGGCGAATGCCAAACCGACCCGCGCCTGCGCATCAGAACGTATCCAGTAGTTGTCGAAGATGAGGAGATCAAAATTGAGGTGGAATAG